TGCTTCGCCGCGTTGTCGACAGGCAGCTCGTGAAGCTGGACCGGCTCGCGTATGCCGCCAAAAATTCGTCCGGCTTCGACTTCGAGCGGGAGCGAATGGGCGACAAGCAGGCATTTTGGGCCTTTGCCCTTTTGGATGCTCAAGGCGCAAGCGCGGTCGTTCGGGATGAGGATCGCGTCCGGATGGCCGCCGACGGACTGTCCGAGGCCAACATCGAGGCGGTGAAGTGGCATCTGGCGATGCTCCGGCGCAACAATATGGTCCCCACGAACGCTCATATTCTCGATCATATGGTCGGTGCAGTCGGCGCCCTCCCGACAGCGATGAACCTGGGGATCGCGCAAGGAACTTACTTCCGCGGAATGAAGCTCGCCCTGGCCGAAATTGATCGGCGCTACGGAGGCAGGCGCACAGAAGATGTGGGCTTTGTGGATCGCATGCTCATGGGCATGAACGATCCACCGCAGCAAGTTGTAACACCCGAGCCTGGCATCGGCCTCCGGAGTAACGATCCACCGAAGGCCGTGGATCGTCCCGCCGCAATGTCCCTCTTGATGACGGACTTCTCCACCTTCGCTGAAAATGTCATCCAGCAAAACGCCAAGGATGGTCATTGGGACGAGAAAACTCAGAGGCAAGCCCGAAGCATCTCGAACCTGTTCGTCAAGTTCATGCTGCAGGACCAGCTGGTCCAGGACTTAAACGCCCTGCGCCAACAGCATGTCGGCAAGTTCGTCGATTTTCTTCGGTCGGCCATCTACAAGAATTACGGCAAGTCCGCCAAGGATGAAAGCCGGAGCATCGCCGAGCTGCGCGCTGTTGCTATGGCACATCATTCAAGCGAGCGCGGGATCGCCGGAGATACGCTCAATCGTCACCTTACGTTCCTTGCTCAAATCTTCCGGCACGCAGTTGCGCGCGGGGTTGGCACCCTCTGAAGTTTTTGCTGTCGGTCGGCACGGTAGCCTGCACGTGTCTTGCATTCGATCGCGTTCGTCGAGTTTTACGGAGGTCGGTCCTGGAGCGAACCTGGTATGGTTGCGACCGCGCCCGAGAAGAAATCATCGTTTCGCGCCGAGGCCCGCCGCAGCCGATTTTGATTCCACCAGACGTAGGTTCGAATCCTGCCGCCCCAACCACCAAACCCTCTGAAATTCTCTTATTTCATCGCAAAAATTGCGATTCCGTCCCACGAATTCCGACGCGGCATCGTTCGCAAAAACTCCCGTTCAATTTCAATGACTACCAACTTGTATCGGCGGCTCCACGCAGCAAGGACGCAGCATGGACTCGCTTGATCGCTAACGCATCACGCTCAGGCGTTGACACTCGTCCTCGCGGCTGTCCCCGAAGGCTGGACGGCGGAAATTGCACCAGCGCTTGTTACGGAAAAGCAGCAAGGGCTGTTTCAGGAACTCAACCTCCAACCCGGTGACGTTTACAAGCTCACTCCCGAGTGAGACAGCTTCATTTGGCGTCCTTTTATGCTAGACAATTTTCTATTGCCGGGATGACACCGGGCCTGCGTTGGTGTTTCCTATTCAATCCTTAGCCCCTAAATTAACTTGGGAACTGTCCAACTCTGTTCTAGGTTGCCTCGTGGACCGCGCAATGCAGCTTCGCCATTTGGAACAGGCCGAACGGCACGTCGCCCAAGGCGAGCGGAATATTGCCAAGCAAGAGGAGCGTATTGCGGACTTGGCTCGCCGAGGAGCGAACACAACCGAGGCTCAGAAGCTTCTAAACACCTTCTTCGCCATTCAGATGCAGCATATCCAGCACCGCAACCGCATCCTCACGGAGCTGGAAGAATAGGAGTTTGTATAGCGGCAACGCTTGCCTGAGATGGTTCGGTACTTGAACGACCCTTGCCGACCGACCGATGACAGACTCCTGCAAAGCAGCCCTCCCGAGCCGCAGGATCCCGGCCCCATCCGCGAGCCTTGTTCCCTTCGTTTTCGGCATTCGACGCGGGCAAGAAAAAGCTGTTGGGTCTTTTGAATGTCGGAGATGCCAACAGCCGTGTTTGGGATGACGAAATAGCGTGACCGAAAAGCAGCCCGTCCAAAGCCTTCGCCGGGGGGCGGCATGGAGGAAGCTCGACAGGCCGCGCAAGAGTGTGCCGACGATCCCGGGCTACATGACGAGCTTCGGCGAAGATGAACTAAAAGCCGATCCAGTTGGCGGCTCTATTTGCTAGCCCGATGTTGTCCCAGCTCGGACCTGGCGAGAGCGGCTAGTGCTAGTGCGCCACTATCAGGATCATAGCGGACCTCATACAAGGGAGTTATTAGTACGCGCCCTAGCTTGGGGCGATTAGGAGGAAATATTCAGACCGG
This genomic stretch from Bradyrhizobium daqingense harbors:
- a CDS encoding DUF6538 domain-containing protein, whose protein sequence is MAVHIFRREAVYYWRRRAPRSLANFLDRQHLFLSLKTTSRTVARRLAAQLDLILEDAAMLADSFDPHLSKSQIETMLRRVVDRQLVKLDRLAYAAKNSSGFDFERERMGDKQAFWAFALLDAQGASAVVRDEDRVRMAADGLSEANIEAVKWHLAMLRRNNMVPTNAHILDHMVGAVGALPTAMNLGIAQGTYFRGMKLALAEIDRRYGGRRTEDVGFVDRMLMGMNDPPQQVVTPEPGIGLRSNDPPKAVDRPAAMSLLMTDFSTFAENVIQQNAKDGHWDEKTQRQARSISNLFVKFMLQDQLVQDLNALRQQHVGKFVDFLRSAIYKNYGKSAKDESRSIAELRAVAMAHHSSERGIAGDTLNRHLTFLAQIFRHAVARGVGTL